CTTGCAGCAAAATTACAAGCAGATAGAAATGCAAAAGCTGAAGAAAAAATTAAACAATTACAAGAGTTTGTCGCACGTTTCTCAGCCAACGCTTCAAAATCAAAACAAGCAACTTCGCGTAAAAAAATGCTTGACAAGATTGAACTTGAAGAAATTGTTCCATCTAGTCGGAAGTACCCATTCATCAACTTTAAGGCAGAACGAGAAATTGGTAACGATCTCTTGACAGTTGAAAATCTTTCTGTCAAGATTGATGGAGAAACCATCCTTGACAATATCAGCTTTATCTTACGTCCTGGTGACAAAACCGCCCTTATCGGACAGAACGATATTCAAACAACCGCTTTGATCCGTGCATTGATGGATGATATTGAATATGAAGGAACTGTCAAGTGGGGAGTTACAACTAGTCGATCATATCTACCAAAAGACAACAGTCGTGATTTTGCAGGTGGTGAAAGTATTCTCGATTGGCTTCGTCAATTTGCAAGTAAAGAAGAAGATGACAATACTTTCCTTCGTGGTTTCTTAGGACGTATGCTCTTTTCGGGTGACGAAGTTAACAAGTCTGTCAACGTCTTGTCAGGGGGAGAAAAAGTTCGTGTCATGTTGTCTAAATTGATGCTCCTCAAGTCAAATGTTCTTGTACTTGATGATCCAACCAATCACTTGGATTTGGAGTCTATCTCAAGTTTGAATGATGGATTGAAGAATTTTAAAGAATCGATTATCTTTGCTAGCCATGACCACGAATTCATTCAAACACTCGCCAACCATATTATCGTTCTTTCAAAAAACGGCGTAATCGATCGTATTGATGAAACCTATGATGAGTTTCTTGAAAATGAAGAAGTTCAAGCAAAAGTGAAAGAACTTTGGAGTCAATCATAAAAATAAAGAGCCCTGAAATCATTATTTCAGGCTCTTTCAGTAGAAATATATGAATAAAACAAAGCTAAAAACATCCCTTTTTATAGTATCTTCTTTCCTGATTCCAGCTATCATGATGTTCTTTATTTACCTCTCACAAGGAATCTACTGGAACAGTGATACATCCCCCTTATTAGGAGATGGTTATCATCAGTATGTCATTTTTGATACCACACTTCGAAATATTTTACATGGGACAGATAGCCTATTTTACAGTTTTCAAAGTGGATTAGGTATTAATTTCTATGCACTCAGTAGCTATTATCTAGGAAGTTTCTTTTCTCCTCTTGTCTACTTCTTTAATGCACAATCCATGCCGGATGCTGTTTACCTCATCACTCTTCTTAAATTTGGAGCTATTGGGTTAAGCACTTATATTAGTTTACATGGAATGTTTTCTAAAATTCCTAGATCCCTGGTTCTTACCCTTTCAACCTCATTTGCTCTTATGAGCTTTGCTATCAGCCAAATTGAAATCAAAACTTGGCTAGATGTTTTTATCCTAGCACCATTAATTCTCTATGGATTCAAAAAACTCATTTACAATGAGGGAGAGATTCTCTACTTTATCAGCTTAACCAGCTTGTTTATCCAAAATTATTATTTTGGGTTTATGATGTCTATTTTTCTTATTTTATGGTACTTGACACAACTGTCATGGGACATCAAAGGAATTGGAAAACGATTCTTTCATTTTGTGATTGTATCTCTTTTATCAGTTATAACAAGCCTTGTGATGTTATATCCAACCTTCTTAGATTTACGCACTCATGGAGAAAGTTTTTCAAAGGTTGACAGTATCTTTACAGAAAAAAGTTGGTATCTTGACGTATTTGCAAAAAATTTCATTGGAAGTTTTGACACTACTAAATATGGATCAATTCCAATGATCTACGTGGGATTATTTCCACTTCTTTTAGCGATTACCTTTTTCTTTGTAAAGTCGATCAAGTTTCACGTGAAACTTTCTTACTTTATACTCTTGACCATTCTTATTTTGAGTTTTCGTTTTCAATTATTAGATCTCCTTTGGCAAGGTATGCACGCGCCAAATATGTTTCTTCATCGATACTCTTGGATCTTTTCTTTGACGATTATTCTGATGGCAGGAGAAGTACTAAATCGAATAGAGGAGATCACTTGGATTCGTTTTAGTCTTGCTAATTTCCTCCTTATTCTAGGATTTGGAGCAACTGTCCTTTACAGCAGTCACTATAAATTTTTAGATGCAGTCAATTTCATTGTTACTTTTGAATTTTTAATTGCTTTCTATTTGGTCTGTTTAGGATTTATCCTAAAAAAGATACCGCCTAGACTTTTCTATCTTTCGATCCTGTTTTTCTCCATTTTTGAATTATCGGTGAATAGTTATTATCAAATGGAAGGAATAGCGAATGAATGGGTATTTGCTTCTCGATCATCCTACGAACGAGACTTAAAAGCCATCCAATCCTTAATAAGAGAGAAGACAGACTCTAATTATCGGACTGAGATTCTACAGCCGCAAACGGGCAATGATAGCATGAAGTATGGTTATAATGGAATTTCTCAATTTTCATCTGTACGAAATACGGATGCTAGCTCGACATTGGACAAACTTGGATTTAAATCTGAAGGAACCAACCTCAATCTTCGATACCAAAACAATTCTATTTTAATGGATAGTCTATTTGGTGTTCGCTATAATTTAAGCCAACAACCTGTTCAAAAATTTGGATTTAAAGAGATTGCAATCAAAAATGGAGTCTCACTTTCAGAAAACGAATATGCCTTACCAATCGCCTTTCTGTCAGCAAAACCTTATAAAAATACTTCCTTTACGAATTTGACACTGGATAATCAGACACGATTCATCCATCAAATCACGGATGAAAAATATAAATTTTATAAGAAATTAAATATTCTCTCGCCTACTTCACAAAATACTACATCTTCGTTGCAAACTGCAAAAATTGAAGAAGATAGTCATCTTTCCTACGCAAGTATTCAATATGAAGTAACGGTTCCTGCCCATAGCCAACTATATGTCAATGTTCCAAATTTACAATTTTCAAACGATGATCGAAAAGATATTGAAATCAGCTACAATGGACAGACCCAACGCTATACCATTGATAATGCCTTTCCATTCTTTTCGATTGGCCATTTTGACACAGAGGAAACAGTTACTATTCGTATGAGTTTTCCAGAAAATTCGACAGTCTCTTTTGATACACCAGAATTTTTTGCTCTGGATCTTGACCAATACACACAAGCTATCGCTAGCATTCGTCAGCAAGAAGTTGCTATTCACAAAAAGAAAAACAAATTGGTAGCAGCCTATAACGCAAATAGAGACACTACCCTTATTTTTACACTCCCTTATGATAAAGGCTGGTCAGCTAAACAAAATGGAAAACCTATCAAAATTCATCGCATCCAGAAAGGATTAATGGGAGTTCGTGTTTCAAAAGGATCCGGAACAGTCACCTTAACATTTGTTCCCCAAGGCTTCATTGAAGGACTCATTGCCTTTTTCGTTGGAATCATTCTCTTTTTCCTCTACGAATGGAGACAAATAAAAAGACGAAAAAGTTAAGGAATCTAACCATCGGTTCACTTATAAATAAAAGGCTAGGATAGTCATTATCCTAGCCTTTTTCAAAACAAAAAAACACCCAAATGGGTGCTATACTAGCTCCGCCAGTAGGACTCGAACCTACGACATCATGATTAACAGTCATGCGCTACTACCAACTGAGCTATGGCGGAATGAGATATAGTCCGTACGGGATTCGAACCCGTGTTACCGCCGTGAAAAGGCGGTGTCTTAACCCCTTGACCAACGGACCATATATTCATTAACAGAACATATCCCATTATATCAAAATTTAACTAATTGTCAAGCACTAAATTCTAAATTTTGCTCTTCAATTAATTTTTTGGCACGTTTGATATTGCTTCTTGAGATTGGACAAGAATAGCCTTCTTTCAACAGTAGCTGTTTCTTTTTCTTATCCATTCCAATGATCATACTTCTATTCACGATAAAAGATTGATGGGGACTGAAATATCTCTCCTCCACATCTTTCTCCAAGACATCTGATAAACTTCCCGCAATTTCTTTTTGAAAATTTTTCCCAACTAAGTTTAATTTATAAGCCGAACCAACAGTTTCAATATAAAGAATATCCTTAAATGGAATTTTTATCTTTTTATCCTTAAAGTCATACTCAAAATAATCTGTCAAATCATCATTTCCAATTTGAATAGTCGTTAGGTACTCAATACACTCCTTAATTTTTAATCTAAATAAATCTTCATTCAAATTTTTATCAATAAAATCTAAGGCAGATACTTTATAACGATAGGTAATCGAAGCGAATTCTGATTTTGTAGTAATAAAAACAATAATGGCATAAGGATTTGCTTCTCGTATTTTTTGAGCAATTTCCAGCCCACAATACTCATTGTCTTGGATATGAATATCTAGAAAATATAATTGGTGGATATCCGAATGCTGGATATAATTTTCAAATTCCGAAATTTTACCGGTAGAAATCACTTCAAGTTTAATTTCTAATTCCTTAGCAATTTCTGCAATATGTTTTTCTACCCGTATCTGTTGAGAGAGCTCATCTTCTAATAAAAAAATCTTCATTCTTGTTCGTATCCTCCAATCTTCAAAACTTGTAAAAAACGATTTCCTTGCAATTCCGTTTCTAAAAACATCGTTCCATAATTTGCTAAGATTTTTCTCACATTATTTAATCCTAGTCCTCTATTTTCTCCTTTTGTCGAATAGCCTTCTTCATATATTTTTCTAATATCAAAAGTGATTTCATTTGTTGTATTATGAATCACTAAGTAAACAATTTTTGAAATAGAGAAAATAGCAATATGAACTTTCTTTTCTTCTGCTTCTTTTGAAGCTTCCAAAGCGTTTGTCACTAGAATCCCAACGATTCTCACGATATCTAATAAATCAACTGGTAGTTGCTCGATTGGTTCACTCGTTTCAAAGGTCATTTCTACCCCAGCATCTCTTGCATCCAACCAGCCTCGAATCAAAATACTTCGTAAAGCAGAATCTTTGATATTGACCAAGTTGAATCCTGATAATGCTTCTGTATTGATCTCTTTATAACCTTTTTCCAATACTTCTCTATGGATTCTCTGTATTTCTGGAATATTTTCTTCCTCAATGGCTAACGACATAGAAATAACTAAATTTCCCAAATCATGACGAAATCCCCTGACAATAGAATAGAGACTTTGAATTTCAGCCATATACCGACTCATTTGTTGCTCAGAAAATTCTTTATACTCCAGTTCTAAATTTTTACGATACTGATCTCGCTCGATTTTCATATGGAATAAGCTGACTACAAAAGAGAAAAAACAAATCGTTGCCAACATACTCCCAAAATTTTTATATTGCGCTTGTTCACTAATCCATAAAGCAAAATTAATCACTACAAATATAGCAAAATAGACACAGATGAGTCTCTTTAAATATTTTTCAAATTCTTTCTCATAAAAAGGAGTGAAATCAAATTCAAATAGGTCAATTAACTTCAAAATGATTCCTAAAGAAATCAAACGAATGCACATATTGTAGACAATCGAGTAAGCTGCTACAACAGCATCCCCCAATACTGAAGAGACAATTATCGTCAGAAAAGTTGCTGTTCCTTCAACCGCTAAATAAGTAAAAAAAGAATAAAAAATGGCGCACAAGCGATTCGTCCGATTGGCATAATGATAATAAGGATATAAATAAATCGGCCATAAGAGCATATTTAAATCAGAGAGTCGAATATTTGAAAATAAAGTCACATCTAAAAATACTAAGAGACTTTCAAAAAGAAGAACAAAGGTGCTCAGCAGAAAGATAAATGCAAATTGATGTTCCTGATAGATTTTTTCGTCCACTAATGCAAACGTCAGAACAATGATCCCTCCCAAGAGAAAAGACAAGATTAATGACTGAATCACACAAACTCTCCCACTTTGTTTTTTCTATTTTATTATACTCTAGTATTATTATAAAAAAATAAAATTTTATATACAAAAAATTATAATATAAAATAGCCTAAAATTAAAGGGAATAGGTAAAATTGTAATGTTTTTGTTACATGAATGAAAACTATTTTACACAATTTATATAATCTACACTTTGCACTATATAGGGATTGTTAGTTCTTTTTTTAAATATTCCTAATAAATCATTTCATTACTATTTGTCTATAGTGAAGTATACAAAAATTAATAGATAATGAAAATTTATACATTTTTATATAAAAGAAAAGATGCAGCAAAAGCTGCATCTCTCATTTGATCCCAGCAGGATTCGAACCTGCGACCGTTCGCTTAGAAGGCGAATGCTCTATCCAGCTGAGCTATGAGACCGAACTTACTTCATTTTAGCAGAAAAAGGAAGGAGCGTCAAGGTTATTTATGGTAAGGACTCCCCTGTTGAATCATGAAAGCACGATAGATTTGTTCCACCAACACTAATTTCATCAACTGATGAGGAAGAGTTAATTGACCAAAGCTCATTAATAGATTTCCTCTTTTTTTCACTTCAGGAGACAGACCAAGACTGCCTCCAATAACAAAAGTAAGGTTTGAATAACCAGATGTCATAATCTGGTCAATCGTTTGACTAAATTTCTCTGAAGGAAATTGTTTTCCTTCGATGGCTAATACAATCACATATTCCTTATCTGAAATCTTAGAGAGAATTCGTTCCCCCTCTTTTTCAAGGATTTGTTGATTTTCGAGTTGACTGGCACGATCTGGAGTTTTTTCATCAACTAACTCAACCTGTTCTACTTTTGCAAATCGACCAAGCCTTTTAATATACTCCGCGATCCCATCTTTTAAGTATTTTTCTTTTAATTTTCCAACGGTTATCAATTTAATTTTCATTCCCTTATTGTAGCATAATTCTTCAATTCCACAAATAATCCACAGCTATAGAAAGGAAATCTATTCTATAAAGTCCTTTTTAAAGCCATTTCTCAACTAAATTCTACAACTTATCCACAATTTGTGGATAACTTTAGTTATTTAAGATATAATTAAGAAAGTTTTTCTATACTTTAG
Above is a window of Streptococcus sp. LPB0220 DNA encoding:
- a CDS encoding ABC-F family ATP-binding cassette domain-containing protein is translated as MLTVSDVSLRFSDRKLFDDVNINFTEGNTYGLIGANGAGKSTFLKILAGDIEPTTGHISLGPDERLSVLRQNHFDYEDERVIDVVIMGNEKLYNIMKEKNAIYMKEDFSDEDGVRAAELEGEFAELGGWEAESEASQLLQNLNISEDLHYQTMSELANGDKVKVLLAKALFGKPDVLLLDEPTNGLDIQSITWLEDFLIDFENTVIVVSHDRHFLNKVCTHMADLDFGKIKLYVGNYDFWKESSELAAKLQADRNAKAEEKIKQLQEFVARFSANASKSKQATSRKKMLDKIELEEIVPSSRKYPFINFKAEREIGNDLLTVENLSVKIDGETILDNISFILRPGDKTALIGQNDIQTTALIRALMDDIEYEGTVKWGVTTSRSYLPKDNSRDFAGGESILDWLRQFASKEEDDNTFLRGFLGRMLFSGDEVNKSVNVLSGGEKVRVMLSKLMLLKSNVLVLDDPTNHLDLESISSLNDGLKNFKESIIFASHDHEFIQTLANHIIVLSKNGVIDRIDETYDEFLENEEVQAKVKELWSQS
- a CDS encoding YfhO family protein; amino-acid sequence: MNKTKLKTSLFIVSSFLIPAIMMFFIYLSQGIYWNSDTSPLLGDGYHQYVIFDTTLRNILHGTDSLFYSFQSGLGINFYALSSYYLGSFFSPLVYFFNAQSMPDAVYLITLLKFGAIGLSTYISLHGMFSKIPRSLVLTLSTSFALMSFAISQIEIKTWLDVFILAPLILYGFKKLIYNEGEILYFISLTSLFIQNYYFGFMMSIFLILWYLTQLSWDIKGIGKRFFHFVIVSLLSVITSLVMLYPTFLDLRTHGESFSKVDSIFTEKSWYLDVFAKNFIGSFDTTKYGSIPMIYVGLFPLLLAITFFFVKSIKFHVKLSYFILLTILILSFRFQLLDLLWQGMHAPNMFLHRYSWIFSLTIILMAGEVLNRIEEITWIRFSLANFLLILGFGATVLYSSHYKFLDAVNFIVTFEFLIAFYLVCLGFILKKIPPRLFYLSILFFSIFELSVNSYYQMEGIANEWVFASRSSYERDLKAIQSLIREKTDSNYRTEILQPQTGNDSMKYGYNGISQFSSVRNTDASSTLDKLGFKSEGTNLNLRYQNNSILMDSLFGVRYNLSQQPVQKFGFKEIAIKNGVSLSENEYALPIAFLSAKPYKNTSFTNLTLDNQTRFIHQITDEKYKFYKKLNILSPTSQNTTSSLQTAKIEEDSHLSYASIQYEVTVPAHSQLYVNVPNLQFSNDDRKDIEISYNGQTQRYTIDNAFPFFSIGHFDTEETVTIRMSFPENSTVSFDTPEFFALDLDQYTQAIASIRQQEVAIHKKKNKLVAAYNANRDTTLIFTLPYDKGWSAKQNGKPIKIHRIQKGLMGVRVSKGSGTVTLTFVPQGFIEGLIAFFVGIILFFLYEWRQIKRRKS
- a CDS encoding response regulator transcription factor, with product MKIFLLEDELSQQIRVEKHIAEIAKELEIKLEVISTGKISEFENYIQHSDIHQLYFLDIHIQDNEYCGLEIAQKIREANPYAIIVFITTKSEFASITYRYKVSALDFIDKNLNEDLFRLKIKECIEYLTTIQIGNDDLTDYFEYDFKDKKIKIPFKDILYIETVGSAYKLNLVGKNFQKEIAGSLSDVLEKDVEERYFSPHQSFIVNRSMIIGMDKKKKQLLLKEGYSCPISRSNIKRAKKLIEEQNLEFSA
- a CDS encoding GHKL domain-containing protein: MIQSLILSFLLGGIIVLTFALVDEKIYQEHQFAFIFLLSTFVLLFESLLVFLDVTLFSNIRLSDLNMLLWPIYLYPYYHYANRTNRLCAIFYSFFTYLAVEGTATFLTIIVSSVLGDAVVAAYSIVYNMCIRLISLGIILKLIDLFEFDFTPFYEKEFEKYLKRLICVYFAIFVVINFALWISEQAQYKNFGSMLATICFFSFVVSLFHMKIERDQYRKNLELEYKEFSEQQMSRYMAEIQSLYSIVRGFRHDLGNLVISMSLAIEEENIPEIQRIHREVLEKGYKEINTEALSGFNLVNIKDSALRSILIRGWLDARDAGVEMTFETSEPIEQLPVDLLDIVRIVGILVTNALEASKEAEEKKVHIAIFSISKIVYLVIHNTTNEITFDIRKIYEEGYSTKGENRGLGLNNVRKILANYGTMFLETELQGNRFLQVLKIGGYEQE
- the rlmH gene encoding 23S rRNA (pseudouridine(1915)-N(3))-methyltransferase RlmH; this translates as MKIKLITVGKLKEKYLKDGIAEYIKRLGRFAKVEQVELVDEKTPDRASQLENQQILEKEGERILSKISDKEYVIVLAIEGKQFPSEKFSQTIDQIMTSGYSNLTFVIGGSLGLSPEVKKRGNLLMSFGQLTLPHQLMKLVLVEQIYRAFMIQQGSPYHK